In the Salvia splendens isolate huo1 chromosome 16, SspV2, whole genome shotgun sequence genome, GCCTAGTCTCCTTTTTTTCCAACGTAAACTAGGAAATCTCATTTCCCTTCTTCATATTGTTCTCGATTTCTCGTACTTATTTATTCATATGAACATCATCATGCCACTCTCAAGGATCATATCATACAATGATACTGCAACTACTCTTTCTAAAGCAAAATCACGTAAATATGAATCTTCATTAATGCATaacaaattccaacaatcatactACAACAAAAAACCCCAGCTCAAAACACCAACACCACAAACTAATCCCCAAAAACCTCAATTTGTGAAGTTAGCAATTGCGGCGTGAGGCTCAGCGGCCTTCGCAGCTGGCGACGGCTCGACCGAGGGCGTCGGCGCCACCGGGGTCACCACCAGCTCCACCGGCAAATCCTTGATCCCCTTCAAATAAAACGTATAGAAGAGCTTAAACGGGAACACTATCTGCTGCAGTTTGACCGTGCCGGAAACGCCCTCAAATACGCCGGAGCCGCCCGTGACGGCCAGGTAAGTGTCGGAGCTTGTGAGGTACGCACCTTGCACCGAAATGTGGCCGTAGTCGCCGAAGTAGAAGCTGTAGATCGCCTCGTAGCGGTCGGCATTCTGCTCGGGGAAGTGCTGGATGAGCACGCAGATGCCGGCCGTGATCCCCAATCTCTTCTGCAGGTCGCCGGAGTAGAGCTTGTTGGAGAAGGGGACGAGATCGCCGAGAGTGTTCTGCTCCTTCTGGCTCAGCCGCAGGTAGGCCGGGCTGCCGCGATCGCGCTCGTTCATCTCGTACACGTACAGCTCCTGAACCCTAGCTGAGACATCAAATCAACGCACAAATTCAGAAATAATCGCAGATCTGAATCGGTCAGATCTGTTTCCACACTTCCTCTGTTTCCAATTCGTGATCAATTCAATGAAATCAAGCAGAAATCTAGGTTATTCTTACGAGGAGGTGAGGGATCTGGCTTCGGTTTGCTAGAGAAGGGCCAGAATGCTTGAGGCGATCTAGGTTTGGAAGATCTGGCGCAGGAAATGGATCTCTGATTCGGAGCATTAAAAATTTTGGTTGAAACGGAGCTGGAGAAACGAAGATCGGAGATCCGATTTCCGGTGGATGGGAGAGCAGCTTCAGCGTTGAGATTGACTGCTTTAATGGAGTTGGTGAAAGCCATTGATTAGAAATGAAGATGTGTGTATGGTTGTGCTTATTGGAGTAGAAACTGGAGTCCATGATTCCGTTACGGCTGTCTATAATA is a window encoding:
- the LOC121769720 gene encoding allene oxide cyclase, chloroplastic-like gives rise to the protein MAFTNSIKAVNLNAEAALPSTGNRISDLRFSSSVSTKIFNAPNQRSISCARSSKPRSPQAFWPFSSKPKPDPSPPPRVQELYVYEMNERDRGSPAYLRLSQKEQNTLGDLVPFSNKLYSGDLQKRLGITAGICVLIQHFPEQNADRYEAIYSFYFGDYGHISVQGAYLTSSDTYLAVTGGSGVFEGVSGTVKLQQIVFPFKLFYTFYLKGIKDLPVELVVTPVAPTPSVEPSPAAKAAEPHAAIANFTN